A genomic window from Bradyrhizobium lupini includes:
- a CDS encoding DUF4332 domain-containing protein, with translation MTYPISEIEGLSAFAANKLKAQGIRTTDALLEAASTVKGRKALSVKTGISEQLLLEWANVSDYMRIPGMGRAKVGLVRAAGVTTVRELAYRNPARLAQSMRDANEKKKLLRILPSEKSVGDIIAKAKKLPPKISY, from the coding sequence ATGACATATCCGATCTCCGAGATTGAGGGCCTGTCGGCCTTTGCCGCCAACAAGTTGAAGGCGCAGGGTATCCGCACCACCGACGCGCTGCTCGAGGCGGCTTCGACCGTGAAGGGCCGCAAGGCGCTCTCCGTGAAGACCGGCATCAGCGAGCAGTTGCTGCTGGAATGGGCCAACGTCTCCGACTACATGCGCATCCCCGGCATGGGCAGGGCCAAGGTCGGTCTGGTCCGCGCCGCCGGCGTCACCACCGTGCGCGAGCTCGCCTACCGTAACCCGGCAAGGCTCGCCCAGAGCATGCGGGACGCCAACGAGAAGAAAAAGCTGCTCCGCATCCTGCCCTCGGAGAAGTCGGTCGGCGACATCATCGCCAAGGCGAAGAAGCTGCCGCCAAAGATTTCGTATTAG
- the folP gene encoding dihydropteroate synthase, whose amino-acid sequence MNASHSPSVPAAGSVGPDVLRTLLERPIPAVMGVLNVTPDSFSDGGEFIAPEQALARARAMIEVGVDIIDIGAESTRPYKGARPVTAADELARLKPVLSDIVALGVPVSIDSMKAEVVAFALDQGAAIANDVWGLQRDAGMAPLVAARSVPVIVMHNRDRVDPAIDIIADMKAFFQRSLDIAAQAGIARDKIVLDPGIGFGKTAEQSMIALARLRELDMFGLPILVGASRKRFIASVSPSEPTERLAGSIAAHLLAAQRGAKIIRTHDVAETLQALRVAHAIESKP is encoded by the coding sequence ATGAATGCCTCGCACTCCCCATCCGTCCCGGCGGCCGGTTCAGTCGGGCCTGACGTGCTGCGGACGCTGCTGGAGCGGCCGATCCCGGCGGTGATGGGCGTGCTCAACGTCACCCCGGATTCATTCTCCGACGGCGGCGAATTCATCGCGCCCGAGCAGGCACTCGCGCGGGCGCGGGCGATGATCGAGGTGGGGGTCGACATCATCGATATCGGTGCCGAGTCCACCCGGCCCTACAAGGGCGCCCGGCCGGTCACCGCGGCAGACGAACTGGCCCGGCTCAAGCCGGTGCTATCGGACATCGTGGCGCTCGGCGTGCCGGTCTCGATCGACAGCATGAAGGCGGAAGTGGTGGCCTTTGCGCTCGACCAGGGCGCTGCGATCGCCAACGACGTCTGGGGCCTGCAACGCGACGCCGGCATGGCGCCGCTGGTGGCCGCGAGGAGCGTCCCTGTCATCGTCATGCATAACCGCGACAGGGTCGATCCCGCCATCGACATCATTGCGGACATGAAGGCGTTCTTCCAGCGCTCGCTGGATATCGCGGCACAAGCCGGCATCGCCCGCGACAAGATCGTGCTCGATCCCGGCATCGGCTTCGGCAAGACGGCAGAACAGAGCATGATTGCGCTGGCACGACTTCGCGAGCTCGACATGTTCGGCCTGCCGATCCTCGTTGGTGCCTCGCGAAAACGCTTCATCGCCTCGGTGTCGCCGTCGGAGCCGACCGAGCGGCTCGCCGGCTCGATCGCCGCACATCTGCTCGCCGCACAACGCGGCGCGAAAATCATCCGCACCCACGACGTCGCCGAGACCTTGCAGGCCCTGCGAGTGGCGCACGCAATCGAGAGCAAGCCATGA
- the folB gene encoding dihydroneopterin aldolase: MTDTIFVTGLSIHARHGVMEHETEVGQRFVIDLELYTDLSEPSRSDRLADTVSYADVVATTTAAFKNTNYKLLERAAGAVADAILSHFPRIRAVKITVHKPHAPIAAIFDDVGVMLTRSRHP; this comes from the coding sequence ATGACCGATACGATCTTCGTAACCGGCCTGTCGATCCATGCCCGCCACGGCGTGATGGAGCACGAGACCGAGGTCGGCCAACGCTTTGTCATCGACCTCGAGCTCTATACCGACCTGTCGGAGCCTTCCCGCAGCGACCGGCTCGCCGACACCGTGTCCTACGCCGACGTCGTGGCGACCACCACCGCGGCCTTCAAGAACACCAATTACAAGCTACTGGAGCGCGCGGCCGGCGCGGTGGCCGACGCTATCCTGTCGCACTTTCCGCGCATCCGTGCGGTCAAGATCACCGTGCACAAGCCGCATGCGCCGATCGCCGCGATCTTCGACGACGTCGGCGTCATGCTGACGCGCTCGCGGCACCCCTGA
- the folK gene encoding 2-amino-4-hydroxy-6-hydroxymethyldihydropteridine diphosphokinase, with protein MASVLIALGGNVGDVRATFQKAIAHICGMAQAALIARSSDYATPPWGDEDQAPFINACIEIETSLDPHALLFVMQKVEQKFGRTRDKERRWGPRTLDLDMIAYDDVSMQKPDLTLPHPRLFERAFVLVPLAEIAPDRVIAGIRVHDGLASVSTQGIERLPDTG; from the coding sequence ATGGCGAGCGTCCTGATTGCGCTCGGCGGCAATGTCGGCGATGTCCGCGCGACCTTCCAGAAGGCAATCGCCCATATCTGCGGCATGGCGCAGGCCGCTTTGATCGCGCGCTCGTCGGACTATGCGACGCCGCCCTGGGGCGACGAGGACCAGGCTCCCTTCATCAACGCCTGCATCGAGATCGAGACCAGCCTTGATCCGCATGCGCTCCTGTTCGTGATGCAGAAGGTCGAGCAGAAATTCGGCCGCACCCGCGATAAAGAGCGGCGCTGGGGCCCGCGCACGCTCGATCTCGACATGATCGCCTATGACGATGTGTCGATGCAGAAGCCTGACCTGACCCTGCCGCATCCGCGCCTATTCGAGCGCGCCTTTGTGCTGGTGCCGCTGGCCGAGATCGCGCCCGACCGCGTGATCGCAGGCATTCGTGTCCATGACGGTCTCGCCAGCGTCTCGACACAAGGCATTGAGCGGCTTCCGGATACCGGTTAA
- a CDS encoding methylmalonyl-CoA mutase family protein encodes MTSATDDLPLAADFPKATVEDWRKLVDGVLKGAPFEKLVGKTYDGIKIDPLYPRAKGIAPVVGRPASAPWQIMQRIDHPDASAANAQALTDLENGATGLALVFAGGNAAHGFGLEATADAVAKILKDVHLDAGIGLELEIGPQSRMAAIHVAEYVKSKGIDPGACDIRFGLDPLAACAVWGHSPYTWDEIVPAITGGVKGLAALGFKGPFASADGRVIHDAGGSEVQELAFALACGVAYFRAIEGAGVPLEQAQGMVYARLAADADQFLTMAKFRALRLLWARIETACGLTPKPLYIAADTAWRMLTQRDPYVNMLRATMATFAAGLAGANAVTVLPHTLALGLPDPFARRVARNTQLVLLEESNLAKVSDPAAGAGGIETLTGQLCDAAWALFQESERAGGAFAALQQGLFQSKVAAARKARDANIARRRDVLTGASEFPNLHENETTVLKATPIALAPYGEQKYKFDALPPIRLAEPFEALRDKSDAALKAHGARPKVFLANLGTPADFTARATFAKSLFETGGIQAVDSQGFADPAQLAAAFKASGAGLACLCSSDKVYAEHAQAAAQALQTAGARLIYLAGRPTDAEAALRAAGVTGFVFAGADALATLQDTYRRMEQP; translated from the coding sequence ATGACCTCCGCGACTGACGACCTGCCGCTGGCGGCGGATTTTCCCAAGGCGACCGTCGAGGACTGGCGCAAGCTGGTCGATGGCGTGCTGAAGGGCGCGCCGTTCGAGAAGCTGGTTGGCAAGACCTATGACGGGATCAAGATCGATCCGCTCTATCCGCGCGCCAAAGGCATTGCGCCCGTGGTGGGACGGCCGGCATCCGCGCCCTGGCAGATCATGCAGCGGATCGACCATCCCGATGCAAGTGCGGCGAATGCACAGGCACTGACCGATCTCGAAAATGGCGCGACGGGGCTGGCGCTGGTGTTCGCCGGCGGCAATGCCGCTCACGGTTTCGGGCTGGAAGCGACCGCGGACGCAGTCGCAAAGATCTTGAAGGACGTCCATCTCGATGCCGGCATCGGCCTCGAGCTCGAGATCGGTCCGCAATCGCGGATGGCGGCGATCCACGTCGCGGAATATGTGAAGAGCAAGGGCATCGATCCCGGGGCCTGCGACATCCGCTTCGGGCTCGATCCGCTCGCGGCCTGCGCGGTGTGGGGCCACAGCCCCTATACCTGGGATGAGATCGTTCCGGCCATCACCGGCGGCGTCAAGGGCCTCGCCGCGCTCGGCTTCAAGGGGCCGTTTGCATCGGCCGACGGACGCGTGATCCACGATGCCGGTGGCTCGGAGGTGCAGGAGCTCGCCTTCGCGCTCGCCTGCGGCGTCGCTTATTTCCGCGCGATCGAGGGCGCGGGCGTTCCGCTGGAGCAGGCGCAGGGCATGGTCTATGCGCGGCTTGCCGCGGATGCAGACCAGTTCCTCACCATGGCAAAATTCCGCGCATTGCGGCTGCTGTGGGCGCGTATCGAGACGGCGTGCGGGCTCACGCCAAAACCGCTGTACATCGCCGCCGATACCGCCTGGCGCATGCTGACGCAGCGCGATCCCTATGTGAACATGCTGCGCGCGACCATGGCGACGTTTGCGGCCGGACTTGCCGGTGCCAACGCGGTCACCGTGCTGCCGCATACGCTGGCGCTCGGCCTGCCCGATCCATTCGCGCGGCGCGTGGCGCGCAATACGCAGCTCGTGCTGCTGGAAGAGAGCAACCTCGCCAAGGTCAGCGATCCCGCGGCAGGCGCAGGCGGCATCGAAACACTGACCGGCCAGCTCTGCGACGCGGCCTGGGCGCTATTCCAGGAGAGCGAGAGAGCCGGCGGCGCCTTCGCTGCGCTTCAGCAGGGCCTGTTCCAGAGCAAGGTCGCGGCCGCGCGAAAAGCCCGCGACGCCAACATCGCAAGACGCCGCGACGTGCTGACCGGCGCCAGCGAGTTTCCGAACCTGCACGAGAACGAGACGACGGTGCTGAAGGCGACGCCGATCGCGCTGGCGCCCTATGGCGAGCAAAAATACAAATTCGACGCACTGCCGCCGATCCGGCTGGCGGAACCGTTCGAGGCGCTGCGGGACAAATCCGATGCGGCCTTGAAGGCACACGGCGCGCGGCCGAAAGTCTTCTTGGCCAATCTCGGCACGCCCGCTGATTTCACGGCGCGCGCGACCTTTGCCAAAAGCCTGTTCGAGACCGGTGGCATCCAGGCCGTCGACAGCCAGGGCTTCGCCGATCCGGCCCAGTTGGCTGCCGCCTTCAAGGCCTCCGGCGCCGGGCTCGCCTGTCTTTGTTCCAGCGACAAGGTTTATGCGGAACACGCCCAAGCCGCGGCGCAGGCCCTGCAAACCGCCGGGGCCCGACTTATCTATCTGGCAGGCCGCCCGACCGATGCCGAGGCGGCGCTGCGTGCAGCCGGCGTCACCGGCTTCGTCTTTGCCGGTGCCGATGCGCTTGCGACGCTGCAAGACACGTATCGACGGATGGAGCAGCCATGA
- a CDS encoding GFA family protein: MTEAGKPVLTGGCQCGAVRFGVMTAPNRVSICHCRMCQKASGAPFASFADINKTDFAWTKGKPSFFRSSSIAERGFCAACGTPLSFGRIDGDRIEIMTGAFDRPDHVVPTRQFGTESRLGWVVGIANLPSQTTQQNYGPEKMATIVSHQHPDHD; encoded by the coding sequence ATGACGGAAGCAGGCAAACCCGTTCTCACCGGCGGCTGCCAATGCGGGGCAGTGCGCTTTGGAGTCATGACGGCGCCGAACAGGGTTTCGATCTGCCACTGCCGGATGTGCCAGAAGGCCAGCGGCGCGCCGTTCGCCTCTTTTGCCGACATCAACAAGACGGACTTCGCCTGGACCAAGGGAAAGCCGTCGTTCTTCCGCTCCTCCTCCATCGCCGAGCGCGGCTTTTGCGCCGCCTGCGGCACGCCGCTGAGCTTTGGCCGCATCGACGGCGATCGGATCGAGATCATGACCGGCGCGTTCGACCGCCCGGACCACGTGGTGCCGACGCGGCAGTTCGGCACCGAGTCCCGTCTCGGCTGGGTGGTCGGGATCGCCAATCTTCCAAGCCAGACCACGCAGCAGAATTACGGACCGGAGAAGATGGCGACCATCGTCAGCCATCAGCATCCGGACCATGATTGA
- the scpA gene encoding methylmalonyl-CoA mutase, whose product MSRIPDFADIAFERTTSAAPSGSAEPWLTPEGILVKSAYSETDLAGLDFLETYPGIAPYLRGPYPTMYVNQPWTVRQYAGFSTAEDSNAFYRRNLAAGQKGLSVAFDLATHRGYDSDHPRVGGDVGMAGVAIDSIYDMRTLFAGIPLDQMSVSMTMNGAVLPILALYVAAAEEQGVPPEKLSGTIQNDILKEFMVRNTYIYPPAPSMRIISDIFAYTSQKMPKYNSISISGYHMQEAGATQDLELAYTLADGVEYLRAGLAAGLDVDRFAPRLSFFWATGMNFFMEVAKMRAARLLWAKLLKPFNPKDPRSLSLRTHCQTSGWSLTAQDVFNNVMRTTVEAMAATQGHTQSLHTNALDEALALPTDFSARIARNTQLFLQHESGTTRIIDPWGGSYYVERLTRDLAAKAWGHIQEVEELGGMAKAIEAGVPKLRIEEASAKTQARIDAGKQAVIGVNKYKPTDEAPIDILKVDNTNVRRLQIDKLTRLKSERNQKDVEAALAALTRSAGEGNGNLLALAIDAARAKATVGEISDAMEKVFGRHRAEIKSITGVYKREASSMGNRVEKVQALIDAFEEAEGRRPRILVAKIGQDGHDRGQKVIASAFADIGFDVDIGPLFATADEAARQAVENDVHILGVSSLAAAHLTAVPELKAALKKQGRDDIMIIVGGVVPPQDYDALYAAGAEAIFPPGTVIADAAEELIRKLNARLGHSEAAE is encoded by the coding sequence ATGAGCCGCATTCCTGATTTCGCAGACATCGCGTTCGAGCGCACCACAAGCGCCGCGCCATCAGGCAGCGCCGAGCCGTGGCTGACGCCCGAGGGCATTCTGGTGAAGTCCGCTTATAGCGAGACCGATCTGGCCGGGCTCGACTTCCTCGAGACTTATCCGGGCATCGCGCCTTATCTGCGCGGCCCCTACCCGACCATGTATGTCAACCAGCCTTGGACCGTCAGGCAATATGCCGGCTTCTCCACCGCGGAGGATTCCAACGCGTTCTACCGCCGCAATCTCGCGGCCGGACAGAAGGGCCTCTCGGTCGCGTTCGATCTCGCCACCCATCGCGGCTATGACAGCGACCATCCGCGCGTCGGCGGCGACGTCGGCATGGCCGGCGTTGCCATCGATTCCATCTACGACATGCGCACGCTGTTTGCGGGCATTCCGCTCGACCAGATGAGCGTGTCCATGACCATGAACGGCGCGGTGCTGCCGATCCTCGCGCTCTACGTTGCGGCCGCCGAGGAACAGGGCGTGCCGCCGGAGAAGCTCTCAGGGACCATTCAGAACGACATTCTGAAAGAGTTCATGGTGCGCAACACCTACATCTATCCGCCCGCGCCTTCGATGCGGATCATCTCGGACATTTTTGCGTATACCTCGCAAAAAATGCCGAAATACAATTCGATCTCGATCTCCGGCTATCACATGCAAGAGGCCGGCGCGACGCAGGACCTCGAGCTCGCCTATACGCTGGCCGACGGCGTCGAATACCTTCGTGCCGGCCTTGCGGCGGGCCTCGATGTCGACCGCTTCGCGCCGCGGCTGTCGTTCTTCTGGGCGACCGGGATGAACTTCTTCATGGAAGTGGCCAAGATGCGCGCCGCGCGGCTGCTCTGGGCGAAGCTGCTGAAGCCTTTCAATCCGAAGGATCCGCGCTCGCTGTCACTGCGCACGCATTGCCAGACATCCGGCTGGTCGCTGACCGCGCAGGACGTCTTCAACAACGTGATGCGCACGACTGTGGAAGCGATGGCGGCGACGCAAGGCCACACCCAGTCGCTGCACACCAATGCGCTCGACGAGGCGCTCGCTTTGCCGACCGACTTTTCGGCGCGCATTGCCCGCAACACGCAGCTCTTCCTGCAGCACGAGAGCGGCACCACCCGCATCATCGATCCCTGGGGCGGCTCGTATTATGTCGAGCGTCTCACCCGCGACCTCGCCGCCAAGGCCTGGGGCCACATCCAGGAGGTCGAGGAGCTCGGGGGTATGGCCAAGGCGATCGAGGCCGGCGTACCGAAGCTGCGCATCGAGGAAGCCTCGGCCAAGACCCAGGCCCGCATCGACGCCGGCAAGCAGGCGGTGATCGGCGTCAACAAATACAAGCCGACGGACGAAGCTCCGATCGATATCCTCAAGGTCGACAATACCAATGTCCGCCGGCTCCAGATCGACAAGCTGACGCGGCTGAAGTCCGAACGCAACCAAAAGGACGTCGAGGCCGCGCTCGCCGCGCTGACGCGCTCGGCGGGCGAAGGCAACGGCAATCTGTTGGCGCTGGCCATCGACGCTGCGCGCGCGAAGGCAACCGTCGGCGAGATCTCGGACGCGATGGAGAAGGTGTTCGGCCGGCACCGCGCCGAGATCAAATCCATCACCGGCGTCTACAAGCGGGAGGCGTCCAGCATGGGTAACCGGGTCGAGAAGGTTCAGGCGCTGATCGACGCCTTCGAGGAGGCGGAAGGCCGCCGTCCGCGCATCCTGGTCGCAAAAATCGGTCAGGACGGTCACGACCGCGGCCAGAAGGTGATCGCGTCGGCCTTCGCCGATATCGGCTTCGACGTCGACATTGGGCCGCTGTTCGCGACCGCCGACGAAGCCGCGCGCCAAGCGGTCGAGAACGACGTCCACATCCTCGGCGTCTCCTCGCTTGCCGCCGCCCACCTCACCGCAGTGCCGGAGCTCAAGGCCGCGCTGAAGAAGCAGGGCCGCGACGACATCATGATCATCGTCGGCGGCGTGGTGCCGCCACAGGATTACGATGCGCTCTACGCGGCCGGCGCGGAAGCCATCTTCCCGCCGGGCACGGTGATCGCGGACGCGGCCGAGGAGCTGATCCGCAAGCTGAACGCCCGGCTCGGGCATAGCGAGGCGGCAGAGTAA
- a CDS encoding tripartite tricarboxylate transporter TctB family protein — protein sequence MRLPDSVTGSFLVVLGTAAAYGGWLLPPVPGQPVGPNVFPLVIGIGLALCGLAIVFGIGHTFEEAEELIPLEDGQAAAAPPPQGKLYGLRALLPPALLLFYVVAADRLGFIITAAIMVYVTSTALGAKWKLALPLAALAPFAIHLIFGKLLRVPLPAGLLPTPW from the coding sequence ATGCGCCTTCCCGACTCCGTCACGGGATCGTTTCTCGTCGTGCTCGGCACAGCAGCCGCCTATGGCGGCTGGCTGCTGCCGCCGGTGCCCGGGCAGCCGGTCGGCCCCAACGTATTTCCGCTCGTGATCGGCATTGGGCTTGCGCTGTGCGGGCTCGCGATCGTGTTCGGGATCGGTCACACCTTCGAAGAGGCGGAAGAGCTGATCCCGCTCGAGGATGGCCAGGCAGCGGCTGCCCCGCCGCCTCAGGGAAAGTTGTACGGCCTGCGCGCGCTGCTGCCGCCGGCGCTGTTGCTGTTCTACGTGGTCGCGGCCGACCGGCTCGGCTTCATCATCACCGCGGCGATCATGGTCTACGTCACCTCGACCGCGTTGGGGGCAAAGTGGAAGCTGGCGCTGCCGCTCGCAGCGCTGGCGCCGTTCGCCATCCACCTCATCTTCGGCAAGCTGCTGCGCGTGCCGCTTCCCGCCGGCCTGTTGCCGACACCCTGGTGA
- a CDS encoding tripartite tricarboxylate transporter permease → MLKTLIEAFALISTWEVIIAMFAASVYGLVIGSLPGLSATMATALLVPVTFYLSPIAAIATIVAASSMAIFSGDIPGALLRIPGTPASAAYADEAYAMTRKGQAELALGAGVWFSAVGGIAGVLSLMILAPPLAEIALSFSTFEYFWLALLGLMCATLVARSSPVKAIAGMFLGLLVSCVGIENPGGVPRFTFGLTDLFGGIEPIPALVGVFAVAQVMRAMLTPEPPPLPRRKFGSIMAGQWKLTKKYHWQMTRGNIVGIIIGVLPGAGADMAAWVSYAMSKRFSKEPEKFGTGHVEGLVEAGASNNASIASGWVPSLLFGIPGDTIAAIAIGVLYMKGLNPGPTLFTEKASSMYAIYLMFIIANILMIPLGIAMIRVAAYILLAPRSAIMPIIMLCCAVGSFAIGNNMFGVVTVAAFGVIGYVMEANGYPVAAMVLGIVMGTMVEQAFVTSLIKSDGSILPFFERPVAAILAAMAIGALLWPVMVWAWRKLKPVRTGVAATSR, encoded by the coding sequence ATGCTGAAAACCCTGATTGAAGCGTTCGCACTGATCTCCACCTGGGAGGTCATCATCGCGATGTTCGCAGCCTCGGTGTACGGGCTCGTGATCGGCTCGCTGCCGGGCCTGTCGGCGACGATGGCAACCGCCCTGCTCGTCCCCGTCACCTTCTATCTCTCGCCGATCGCGGCGATTGCGACCATCGTGGCGGCCTCCTCGATGGCGATCTTCTCCGGCGACATCCCCGGTGCGCTGCTGCGCATCCCCGGCACGCCCGCCTCCGCCGCCTATGCCGACGAGGCTTACGCCATGACCCGGAAGGGACAGGCCGAGTTGGCGCTCGGGGCCGGCGTGTGGTTCTCGGCCGTGGGCGGCATCGCCGGCGTGCTGTCGCTGATGATTCTGGCGCCGCCGCTAGCCGAGATCGCGCTCTCGTTCTCGACCTTCGAGTATTTCTGGCTGGCGCTGCTCGGCCTGATGTGCGCGACGCTGGTGGCGCGCTCCTCGCCGGTGAAGGCGATCGCCGGCATGTTCCTCGGTCTGCTGGTCTCCTGCGTCGGCATCGAAAATCCCGGCGGCGTGCCGCGCTTCACCTTCGGCCTCACCGATCTGTTCGGCGGCATCGAGCCGATCCCCGCGCTGGTCGGCGTGTTCGCGGTCGCCCAGGTGATGCGCGCGATGCTGACGCCCGAGCCGCCGCCGCTGCCGCGGCGCAAATTCGGAAGCATCATGGCCGGTCAGTGGAAGCTGACCAAGAAATACCATTGGCAGATGACGCGCGGGAACATCGTCGGCATCATCATCGGCGTGCTGCCCGGAGCCGGCGCCGACATGGCCGCCTGGGTGTCCTATGCGATGTCGAAGCGCTTCTCCAAGGAACCGGAGAAATTCGGTACCGGCCATGTCGAGGGCCTGGTCGAGGCCGGCGCCAGCAACAATGCCAGCATCGCCTCGGGCTGGGTGCCATCATTACTGTTCGGCATTCCCGGCGACACCATCGCTGCGATCGCGATCGGCGTGCTCTACATGAAGGGGCTCAACCCCGGACCGACGCTGTTCACCGAGAAAGCGTCGAGCATGTACGCGATCTATCTGATGTTCATCATCGCGAACATTTTGATGATCCCGCTCGGCATCGCCATGATCCGGGTTGCCGCCTACATCCTGCTGGCACCGCGCTCCGCCATCATGCCCATCATCATGCTGTGCTGCGCAGTCGGCTCGTTCGCTATCGGCAACAACATGTTCGGCGTCGTCACCGTCGCCGCCTTCGGCGTGATCGGCTATGTCATGGAAGCCAACGGTTATCCCGTCGCCGCGATGGTGCTCGGCATCGTCATGGGCACCATGGTCGAGCAGGCCTTTGTCACTTCGCTGATCAAGTCGGACGGCAGCATTTTGCCGTTTTTCGAGCGCCCCGTGGCCGCGATCCTCGCCGCCATGGCGATCGGGGCGCTGCTGTGGCCGGTGATGGTCTGGGCGTGGCGAAAGCTGAAACCGGTGCGGACCGGAGTGGCGGCGACATCCCGGTGA
- the meaB gene encoding methylmalonyl Co-A mutase-associated GTPase MeaB, which yields MVEKKPSLDIKSLAHDLRAGSRAALARAITLVESRRSDHQALARELVQMLLPDTGRALRVGITGSPGVGKSTTIDALGIHLIEQGHKIAVLAVDPSSARSGGSILGDKTRMARLSASDDAFIRPSPSSGTLGGVAAKTREAMLLCEAAGFDVVLVETVGIGQSETAVCDMTDFFLALMLPGGGDELQGIKKGLVELADMIAINKADGDNLKRANITAADYRGALHILTPRSEHWHPPVETYSALTGDGIAKIWQKVLDHRKAMNASGDFAARRREQQVKWMWSMLEQRMLARLRSEASVRTKVRKIETEVADGHLTPALAAEKILELLQ from the coding sequence ATGGTTGAGAAAAAGCCTTCACTGGACATCAAATCCCTCGCCCATGACCTTCGCGCCGGCAGCCGCGCGGCGCTGGCGCGGGCCATCACGCTGGTCGAGAGCCGGCGCAGCGACCATCAGGCGCTGGCGCGCGAGCTGGTGCAGATGCTCTTGCCTGACACCGGCAGAGCGCTCCGCGTCGGCATCACCGGCTCGCCCGGCGTCGGCAAATCCACCACCATCGACGCGCTCGGCATCCATCTGATCGAACAGGGTCACAAGATCGCGGTGCTCGCAGTCGATCCGTCCTCAGCCCGCAGCGGCGGCTCGATCCTCGGCGACAAGACGCGGATGGCCCGGCTGTCGGCTTCCGACGATGCCTTCATCCGACCCTCGCCGTCCTCGGGCACGCTCGGCGGCGTCGCGGCCAAGACACGCGAGGCGATGCTGCTGTGCGAGGCGGCCGGCTTCGACGTCGTGCTGGTCGAGACCGTCGGCATCGGCCAGTCCGAGACCGCGGTCTGCGACATGACCGATTTCTTCCTGGCCTTGATGCTGCCAGGCGGCGGCGACGAATTGCAGGGCATCAAGAAGGGCCTGGTCGAGCTCGCCGACATGATCGCGATCAACAAGGCCGACGGCGACAATCTCAAGCGCGCCAACATCACCGCCGCCGATTATCGCGGCGCGCTGCATATCCTGACGCCACGCTCCGAGCACTGGCATCCGCCGGTCGAGACCTATTCGGCGCTGACCGGCGACGGCATCGCGAAGATCTGGCAAAAGGTCCTCGATCATCGCAAGGCCATGAACGCCTCCGGCGATTTCGCCGCGCGGCGGCGCGAGCAGCAGGTGAAGTGGATGTGGTCGATGCTGGAGCAGCGCATGCTGGCGCGGTTGCGCAGCGAGGCGTCGGTGCGGACCAAGGTCCGGAAGATCGAGACCGAGGTGGCCGACGGCCATCTCACGCCGGCGCTCGCCGCCGAAAAAATCCTGGAGTTGCTGCAATGA
- a CDS encoding pyroglutamyl-peptidase I, protein MSDKLRVLLTAFGPFPGAPYNPTQPLVARLVQLRRPALDDAAISSHIFPVTYAAVDRQLPEVLAKEKPDALLMFGLAARTPYLRIESRARNAVTMLWPDAANTRSSKRGIAGNADALIFGPHTARLLRAARLTGIDARPSRDAGAYLCNYLSWRAIENVRGGGPKLAAFIHIPLLARSGAVRRKGAPRITLEELVDAGEAMLMEMVQLARKARNTTV, encoded by the coding sequence ATGAGCGACAAGCTCCGCGTTCTCCTCACCGCCTTCGGCCCGTTCCCCGGCGCGCCCTACAATCCGACCCAGCCGCTGGTCGCCCGGCTGGTGCAATTGCGCCGTCCCGCACTCGACGATGCCGCGATCTCCAGCCACATCTTCCCAGTCACCTATGCCGCGGTGGACCGGCAATTGCCGGAGGTGCTCGCGAAAGAGAAGCCCGACGCGCTGCTGATGTTCGGCCTCGCCGCACGCACGCCCTATCTGCGCATCGAGAGCCGCGCGCGCAACGCCGTCACCATGCTCTGGCCCGATGCCGCCAACACCCGCTCGAGCAAGCGCGGCATCGCCGGTAATGCGGACGCGCTGATTTTCGGCCCGCACACCGCAAGGCTGCTGCGCGCCGCCCGCCTCACCGGCATCGACGCGCGGCCCTCGCGCGACGCCGGCGCCTATCTCTGCAATTACCTGAGCTGGCGCGCGATCGAAAACGTCAGGGGCGGCGGGCCAAAGCTCGCCGCATTTATCCATATTCCCCTGCTCGCGCGCAGTGGCGCCGTGCGCCGCAAGGGCGCGCCGCGGATCACGCTGGAGGAACTGGTGGA